A genomic segment from Acyrthosiphon pisum isolate AL4f chromosome A3, pea_aphid_22Mar2018_4r6ur, whole genome shotgun sequence encodes:
- the LOC115034511 gene encoding uncharacterized protein LOC115034511 isoform X2: MNKIAKSYKCCILCLKSPNKVPGLKLHRFPTDKVKINVWLNACGLEAEEYLPNRRLCSRHFDKTCYTKSGSRLKLDAIPTKYLKGQIIRPFFQLSKDKTTNDDINSTCETDQLTIQPSESETVNISNEICSINESIHKVVSPVSTHELQVVAETLKKKKNFIGKIKTPDFATPKTDRKSFILAKTHIKMQKNKIQILNQKVNSLKKELSSLKLLMSHLKQKKVLSKEAHDNILEVQPRIQRKIKNGLLN, from the exons atgaataaaattgcGAAGTCGTACAAATGTTGCATTTTATGTCTGAAGTCGCCAAATAAAGTACCTGGTCTTAAATTGCATCG atTTCCAACAgacaaagtaaaaataaatgtgtggtTAAATGCTTGTGGCTTAGAAGCTGAAGAATATTTACCAAATCGAAGGTTATGTTCCAGACATTTTGATAAAACATGTTATACCAAATCTGGTTCTCGTTTAAAATTAGATGCGAttcctacaaaatatttaaaaggacAAATCATACGACCATTTTTTCAACT aTCTAAAGACAAAACAACAAATGACGACATAAATTCTACTTGTGAAACTGATCAATTGACTATTCAGCCATCGGAGTCTGAAACAGTAAATATTAGTAATGAAATTTGTTCAATTAATGAGTCAATTCATAAAGTTGTAAGCCCTGTGTCTACTCATGAACTGCAAG ttgttgCAGAAactctaaaaaagaaaaaaaattttattggcaAAATAAAAACACCTGACTTTGCTACACCCAAAACAGACAGAAAGAGTTTCATATTAGCTAAAACTCacattaaaatgcaaaaaaataaaattcaaattctcAACCAGAAAgttaacagtttaaaaaaagagttatcttcattaaaattattaatgagtcatctaaaacaaaaaaaagttttaagtaaAGAGgcccatgataatattttg GAAGTTCAACCAAGAATTcagagaaaaattaaaaatg GACTTCTAAATTGA
- the LOC115034511 gene encoding uncharacterized protein LOC115034511 isoform X1, which yields MNKIAKSYKCCILCLKSPNKVPGLKLHRFPTDKVKINVWLNACGLEAEEYLPNRRLCSRHFDKTCYTKSGSRLKLDAIPTKYLKGQIIRPFFQLSKDKTTNDDINSTCETDQLTIQPSESETVNISNEICSINESIHKVVSPVSTHELQVVAETLKKKKNFIGKIKTPDFATPKTDRKSFILAKTHIKMQKNKIQILNQKVNSLKKELSSLKLLMSHLKQKKVLSKEAHDNILEVQPRIQRKIKNGNNQWVYKESKDTVNSD from the exons atgaataaaattgcGAAGTCGTACAAATGTTGCATTTTATGTCTGAAGTCGCCAAATAAAGTACCTGGTCTTAAATTGCATCG atTTCCAACAgacaaagtaaaaataaatgtgtggtTAAATGCTTGTGGCTTAGAAGCTGAAGAATATTTACCAAATCGAAGGTTATGTTCCAGACATTTTGATAAAACATGTTATACCAAATCTGGTTCTCGTTTAAAATTAGATGCGAttcctacaaaatatttaaaaggacAAATCATACGACCATTTTTTCAACT aTCTAAAGACAAAACAACAAATGACGACATAAATTCTACTTGTGAAACTGATCAATTGACTATTCAGCCATCGGAGTCTGAAACAGTAAATATTAGTAATGAAATTTGTTCAATTAATGAGTCAATTCATAAAGTTGTAAGCCCTGTGTCTACTCATGAACTGCAAG ttgttgCAGAAactctaaaaaagaaaaaaaattttattggcaAAATAAAAACACCTGACTTTGCTACACCCAAAACAGACAGAAAGAGTTTCATATTAGCTAAAACTCacattaaaatgcaaaaaaataaaattcaaattctcAACCAGAAAgttaacagtttaaaaaaagagttatcttcattaaaattattaatgagtcatctaaaacaaaaaaaagttttaagtaaAGAGgcccatgataatattttg GAAGTTCAACCAAGAATTcagagaaaaattaaaaatggtaacAATCAATGGGTTTATAAAGAGTCAAAGGATACAGTGAACAGTGACTAA